From a region of the Odoribacter splanchnicus DSM 20712 genome:
- the pafA gene encoding alkaline phosphatase PafA, translated as MKIKFFYGLILILTSLSLGAEPAESSLPRPKLVVGIVVDQMRWDYLYRYYDRYGDRGFKRLLKEGFTCENTQLNYLPAFTAVGHTCIYTGSVPSVTGIAANDFYIEKEKKKLYCTADPTVECVGSDSQAGRMSPRNLWVTTITDELRLGTNFHSKVIGIALKDRAAILPAGHTANAAYWFDYDSGKWITSSYYTDKLPRWVEDFNARDRASQLLQQDWNTLYPIGTYKQSTKDDTPYEAPFIKGEKPVFPIPTSKLLKTNGYSMIRQTPYGNTFTLEMAKTAVEKEEMGQREETDFLAVSLSATDYIGHQFGTNAIETEDTYLRLDQDLGLFFEFLDEKIGRDHYTVFLTADHAAAHNVGFLQSHRIPSDSWLYQKVLHRLDSTLNNRFAVQGLVYSLDNYQVHLDRQLISRFRLAYETVKSAVLDYLNNLEGIAYAVDMEKVAISTLPTGIREKIINGYCRERSGAIQIIVKPGWYESGTPTPQGTTHGTWHSYDTHVPLLFMGWGIRQGATRRLVGLTDIAPTIAALLHIQAPNGCIGQPIPEILK; from the coding sequence AAATAAAGTTTTTTTATGGTTTGATCCTCATTCTCACTTCGCTGTCCCTCGGGGCAGAACCGGCCGAATCTTCTCTTCCGCGTCCCAAATTAGTAGTAGGCATCGTAGTCGACCAAATGCGCTGGGATTACCTCTACCGTTATTACGACCGTTATGGAGACCGTGGATTCAAACGCTTGCTGAAAGAAGGGTTTACATGTGAAAACACTCAATTGAATTATTTACCGGCTTTCACAGCCGTCGGGCATACCTGCATTTACACCGGTTCTGTTCCCTCGGTGACCGGTATTGCAGCCAATGATTTCTATATTGAAAAGGAAAAGAAAAAGTTATACTGTACAGCCGATCCGACAGTCGAATGTGTCGGTAGCGACTCACAAGCCGGCCGGATGTCACCCCGGAATTTATGGGTAACGACAATCACCGACGAATTACGTCTGGGTACAAATTTCCATTCTAAAGTTATCGGGATCGCTCTCAAAGACCGGGCCGCTATTCTACCGGCAGGACACACGGCAAATGCCGCTTACTGGTTCGACTACGATTCCGGCAAATGGATTACAAGTAGTTATTACACCGATAAATTACCCCGCTGGGTCGAAGATTTCAATGCCCGGGACCGAGCCTCCCAACTATTGCAACAAGACTGGAATACGTTGTATCCTATCGGGACATATAAACAAAGTACAAAAGACGATACTCCTTATGAAGCCCCATTCATAAAAGGAGAAAAACCTGTTTTTCCTATTCCGACTTCCAAATTATTGAAGACAAATGGATATAGTATGATCCGCCAAACTCCTTACGGAAATACCTTCACTTTGGAAATGGCGAAAACAGCTGTCGAAAAAGAGGAAATGGGCCAGCGTGAAGAAACCGATTTTCTTGCTGTCAGTCTTTCGGCTACAGATTATATCGGTCATCAATTCGGTACGAATGCCATCGAGACCGAAGACACCTATCTCCGGTTAGATCAGGATCTCGGTCTGTTCTTTGAGTTTCTCGACGAGAAAATCGGCCGGGATCATTATACCGTTTTTCTGACAGCCGATCATGCAGCAGCCCATAATGTCGGCTTTTTACAATCCCACCGGATCCCTTCCGACAGCTGGTTATATCAAAAGGTCTTACATCGGTTGGACAGTACCTTGAACAATCGTTTCGCCGTTCAAGGCCTGGTTTATAGCCTGGATAACTATCAGGTCCATCTGGACCGTCAGCTTATTTCCCGGTTCAGGCTAGCGTATGAAACCGTAAAGTCGGCCGTCCTGGATTATCTAAACAATCTGGAAGGCATAGCCTATGCCGTAGATATGGAAAAAGTCGCAATTTCTACACTCCCTACAGGTATCAGAGAAAAAATCATCAACGGATATTGCCGGGAACGCAGCGGAGCAATACAAATCATCGTCAAACCAGGCTGGTATGAAAGCGGGACGCCTACCCCGCAGGGAACTACTCACGGGACATGGCATTCTTATGACACTCATGTTCCCCTGCTTTTCATGGGTTGGGGAATCCGGCAAGGAGCAACCCGGCGCCTTGTCGGGCTGACAGACATAGCCCCGACTATAGCAGCATTATTGCACATACAAGCCCCTAATGGTTGTATAGGCCAACCCATTCCGGAAATATTAAAATAA
- a CDS encoding epoxyqueuosine reductase QueH: protein MENVLLHSCCAPCSAAIVEWMLAQDIRPTLYYFNPNIFPQEEYEIRKSECSRYAQKLGLEIIDGDYDHTAWLSDVAGLEDEPERGKRCLQCFKIRLLATAKLADERGFRLFTTTLASSRWKSLQQITEAGKWAAARFEGLEFWEKNWRKGGLSERRKILLAENGFYNQQYCGCEFSFRKPQNNDLP, encoded by the coding sequence ATGGAAAATGTATTGTTGCATAGTTGTTGTGCCCCTTGTTCGGCTGCTATCGTCGAATGGATGCTAGCTCAGGATATCCGTCCGACTTTGTATTATTTCAACCCCAATATCTTTCCACAGGAAGAATACGAAATCCGGAAATCCGAATGCAGTCGTTATGCACAAAAATTAGGTTTGGAGATTATCGACGGGGATTATGATCATACAGCCTGGTTGAGTGACGTGGCGGGCTTGGAGGATGAACCCGAACGGGGAAAGCGATGTCTGCAGTGTTTCAAAATACGGTTGCTGGCCACGGCAAAATTGGCTGATGAAAGAGGCTTTCGTTTGTTTACTACTACACTGGCCTCTTCGCGATGGAAGAGCCTTCAACAAATCACCGAAGCCGGGAAATGGGCTGCGGCTCGCTTTGAAGGTCTGGAATTTTGGGAAAAGAACTGGCGTAAAGGTGGTTTAAGCGAACGCCGTAAGATACTTTTGGCCGAAAATGGTTTTTATAATCAGCAATATTGTGGGTGTGAATTCTCCTTCAGAAAGCCCCAAAATAACGATTTACCTTAA
- the nadD gene encoding nicotinate (nicotinamide) nucleotide adenylyltransferase, which translates to MTGLFFGSFNPIHNGHLKIAQYLLYKGYCQRIWFVVSPHNPLKSDRSLLDEQKRLEIVKAAIRGDERMQACDVEFGLPKPSYTYATLQLLKKKWPEEEFALIIGEDNLRDFHKWRNAKEIVENYRILVYPRKGEGVSASMWENLFLIDAPLADVSSTEIREMLGEGQDISPYVPQPALPLILNYYSVK; encoded by the coding sequence ATGACAGGCTTATTCTTCGGGTCTTTTAACCCGATTCACAATGGTCATCTGAAGATCGCACAGTATTTGTTGTACAAAGGATATTGTCAGCGGATTTGGTTTGTCGTTTCGCCTCATAATCCATTGAAAAGCGATCGTTCTTTATTGGATGAGCAAAAAAGATTGGAAATTGTGAAAGCTGCGATCCGTGGGGATGAAAGGATGCAGGCATGTGATGTCGAGTTCGGTTTGCCTAAGCCTTCCTACACTTATGCCACTTTGCAGCTGTTGAAAAAAAAATGGCCGGAGGAAGAGTTTGCTTTGATCATCGGAGAGGATAACCTGAGAGATTTTCATAAATGGCGGAATGCTAAAGAAATTGTGGAAAATTACCGTATATTGGTTTATCCTCGTAAAGGAGAGGGGGTATCCGCTTCGATGTGGGAAAATCTATTTCTGATAGACGCACCTCTTGCCGATGTTTCTTCGACGGAAATCCGGGAGATGCTCGGAGAAGGGCAGGATATTTCACCTTATGTGCCTCAGCCGGCTTTGCCTTTGATCCTGAATTATTATTCCGTAAAATGA
- the lepA gene encoding translation elongation factor 4 — MENIRNFCIIAHIDHGKSTLADRLLEYTGTVTGKDLQAQVLDDMDLERERGITIKSHAIQMDYHFEGKKYVLNLIDTPGHVDFSYEVSRSIAACEGALLIVDATQGIQAQTISNLYLAVENNLEIIPVLNKMDMPNAMPEEVKDQIVELIGCKREDIIEASGKTGLGVEQILQAIVERVPHPEGFPNQPLQALIFDSEFNSFRGIITYCRIVNGSLRTGDVVKFVNTGKEYTADEIGVLRLKPEPRQVLETGDVGYIISGIKTSSEVKVGDTITHVDEPCDVAIDGFEEVKPMVFAGIYPIDSEDYEDLRASIEKLQLNDASLTFEPESSAALGFGFRCGFLGMLHMEIVQERLDREFDMNVITTVPNVMYIAHTTKGEVYEMHNPSDMPSASTLDFIEEPFIRAQIITPADYIGPIMTLCLGKRGILINQQYHTGNRIEITYEMPLGEIVFDFYDKLKSITKGYASFDYYQIGYRRANLVKLDILLNGESVDALSALIHFDNAYGFGRRICEKLKELIPRQQFDIAVQAAIGAKVIARETIKAVRKDVTAKCYGGDISRKRKLLEKQKKGKKRMKQIGNVEVPQKAFLAVLKLD, encoded by the coding sequence ATGGAAAACATCCGCAATTTCTGTATTATAGCGCATATTGATCACGGGAAGAGTACATTGGCCGATCGTTTGTTGGAATATACCGGGACGGTAACCGGTAAAGATTTACAGGCGCAGGTACTCGATGATATGGACCTCGAAAGGGAGCGTGGGATCACGATCAAGAGCCATGCCATTCAGATGGATTATCATTTTGAAGGGAAGAAATACGTTTTGAATCTGATCGATACTCCGGGACATGTCGATTTTTCGTATGAAGTATCGCGTTCTATTGCAGCATGTGAAGGAGCTTTACTGATCGTCGATGCTACTCAGGGAATACAGGCTCAGACGATTTCCAATCTTTACCTGGCCGTAGAGAACAACCTCGAAATTATTCCTGTATTGAATAAGATGGACATGCCGAATGCTATGCCGGAAGAGGTGAAAGATCAGATTGTGGAATTGATCGGATGTAAACGCGAGGATATTATCGAGGCCAGTGGAAAGACCGGGTTGGGGGTAGAGCAAATTTTGCAGGCGATTGTCGAGCGGGTACCGCATCCCGAAGGTTTTCCGAATCAGCCCTTACAGGCTTTGATCTTCGACTCCGAATTCAATTCTTTCCGGGGAATCATTACTTATTGCCGTATTGTAAACGGGAGTTTGCGCACCGGAGATGTGGTGAAATTCGTTAACACCGGGAAAGAATATACAGCCGACGAGATCGGTGTACTCCGTTTAAAACCCGAGCCACGGCAAGTGCTCGAGACCGGTGATGTGGGATATATTATTTCAGGTATCAAAACTTCCTCCGAGGTAAAAGTCGGAGATACGATCACTCATGTCGACGAACCTTGTGATGTTGCCATCGATGGTTTCGAAGAAGTGAAACCCATGGTATTTGCCGGGATTTATCCTATTGATTCGGAAGATTACGAAGATTTGAGGGCTTCGATAGAGAAATTGCAATTGAACGATGCATCGCTGACTTTCGAACCTGAATCTTCGGCAGCCTTGGGATTCGGTTTCCGTTGCGGATTTTTGGGAATGCTCCATATGGAGATCGTTCAGGAACGTCTGGACCGGGAATTCGATATGAATGTGATTACCACGGTTCCGAATGTGATGTATATCGCTCATACCACCAAAGGCGAGGTCTATGAGATGCACAATCCTTCGGATATGCCTTCTGCCAGCACGTTGGATTTTATAGAGGAACCGTTTATCCGTGCCCAGATTATTACTCCGGCCGATTATATCGGTCCGATTATGACCTTGTGTCTTGGGAAACGGGGGATTTTGATCAACCAGCAATATCATACCGGTAACCGGATAGAGATCACCTATGAAATGCCCTTAGGAGAGATTGTGTTCGATTTTTACGATAAATTGAAAAGTATAACGAAAGGATATGCTTCGTTCGATTATTATCAGATCGGATATCGGCGGGCAAATCTGGTGAAACTGGATATTTTATTAAACGGAGAGTCCGTCGATGCACTGTCGGCATTGATTCATTTCGATAATGCCTATGGTTTCGGGCGTCGCATTTGTGAGAAGCTCAAAGAACTGATACCGCGTCAACAGTTCGATATCGCCGTACAGGCAGCGATCGGAGCTAAAGTCATCGCCCGGGAGACAATCAAAGCAGTGCGTAAAGACGTGACGGCCAAATGTTATGGGGGGGATATTTCCCGGAAAAGAAAATTGCTGGAAAAGCAGAAAAAAGGAAAGAAGCGGATGAAACAGATCGGAAATGTCGAAGTTCCTCAAAAAGCTTTCCTGGCTGTGTTGAAGTTAGATTAA
- a CDS encoding YicC/YloC family endoribonuclease, which produces MVKSMTGFGKITIENGNRKVVIEIKSLNSKTLDLNLKMPNLYKEKEMEIRNIVKEQLDRGKVEMCIYFDNTESDKDVTINKPVVTQYFNQLLDIANELGIEADKNKILQTVMRFPDTLQIKSEELEDTEWEALEAGIKKALEEINKFRIQEGKALIKDICHRIELIQELSAQVPQFEVKRVEVIRQKLQEKINEWTDIQNIDENRLEQEIIYYLEKLDITEEKVRLANHCKYFLETIEHEDAPGRKIGFIAQEIGREINTMGSKANDHDIQKLVVKMKDELEKIKEQSLNVL; this is translated from the coding sequence ATGGTAAAATCAATGACCGGTTTCGGAAAAATCACCATCGAAAACGGAAATAGGAAAGTCGTGATCGAAATTAAAAGTCTGAATTCAAAAACCCTGGACTTGAATCTGAAGATGCCTAATCTTTACAAAGAAAAAGAAATGGAAATCCGGAATATAGTAAAAGAACAATTAGACCGGGGGAAAGTAGAAATGTGTATCTACTTTGACAATACAGAAAGCGATAAGGATGTGACCATTAATAAGCCTGTAGTAACTCAATACTTCAATCAATTACTAGACATCGCCAACGAATTGGGCATCGAAGCCGACAAAAACAAGATTCTCCAAACCGTCATGCGTTTCCCCGATACCTTGCAAATCAAATCGGAAGAGTTGGAAGATACCGAATGGGAGGCTTTGGAAGCTGGAATAAAAAAAGCTTTGGAAGAAATCAACAAATTCAGAATCCAGGAAGGAAAAGCTTTAATCAAAGATATATGTCACCGCATCGAACTTATTCAGGAACTGTCTGCTCAGGTACCTCAATTTGAAGTAAAACGTGTAGAAGTCATCCGTCAGAAATTACAGGAAAAAATCAATGAATGGACGGATATTCAAAATATCGATGAAAACCGGCTGGAACAGGAAATTATCTACTACCTGGAAAAATTGGATATCACAGAAGAGAAAGTCAGGTTGGCCAATCACTGTAAATACTTTTTGGAAACGATCGAACATGAAGATGCTCCGGGCCGGAAAATCGGTTTTATCGCTCAGGAAATCGGTCGGGAGATCAACACCATGGGCTCTAAAGCCAACGACCACGACATCCAGAAACTCGTCGTTAAAATGAAAGACGAACTGGAAAAGATAAAAGAGCAAAGTTTGAATGTCCTATAA
- a CDS encoding four helix bundle protein, with amino-acid sequence MKIERFEDSLAWQKAKELCIEIYLLFDKSHDFGFKDQIERATALIMNNITEGYERKSNVELRYRNNT; translated from the coding sequence ATGAAGATTGAACGTTTTGAAGATAGTCTGGCGTGGCAAAAGGCAAAAGAGTTGTGTATAGAAATCTATTTGCTATTCGATAAAAGCCATGATTTCGGTTTTAAAGACCAAATCGAAAGAGCAACTGCTTTGATTATGAATAACATCACCGAAGGCTATGAACGAAAATCAAACGTCGAACTCAGATACCGAAACAATACCTAA
- the gmk gene encoding guanylate kinase — protein MGKVIIFSAPSGAGKSTIVNYLLEKGLGLEFSISATCRAPRGKEIHGKEYYFFTADEFRKRIENKEFLEWEEVYPGCYYGTLLSEIDRIWAKGHTVLFDVDVVGGLNIKKKFGDNALSIFIQPPSVEVLRQRLTGRGTDAPEKIEQRLAKAEYEMTFADKFDTIIVNDKLEEAFREAEKKVRDFLK, from the coding sequence ATGGGAAAAGTAATTATTTTTTCAGCACCGAGTGGAGCGGGTAAGAGTACAATTGTAAATTACTTATTGGAAAAGGGGTTAGGGTTGGAATTTTCTATTTCAGCAACCTGCCGGGCTCCCCGGGGAAAAGAAATACATGGTAAAGAGTATTATTTCTTTACAGCAGATGAATTCAGGAAACGAATTGAAAATAAAGAATTTTTGGAATGGGAAGAGGTGTATCCGGGATGTTACTACGGTACGCTTCTCAGTGAAATCGACCGGATCTGGGCGAAAGGTCATACTGTATTGTTCGATGTCGATGTCGTAGGCGGCCTAAATATCAAAAAGAAATTCGGAGACAATGCGTTATCGATCTTTATTCAGCCCCCATCTGTAGAAGTACTACGCCAACGCTTGACCGGCCGGGGGACCGATGCTCCTGAAAAAATCGAACAACGCCTGGCAAAAGCAGAATACGAAATGACTTTCGCAGACAAATTCGATACGATCATCGTCAACGATAAGCTGGAAGAGGCCTTCCGGGAAGCAGAAAAAAAAGTGAGGGATTTTTTAAAATAA
- a CDS encoding putative quinol monooxygenase, whose translation MNYFTSKTAEQLTLVSISHAREGKAGELKKACLDLIEKTRQEEGAISYHLYEDREDPCQFIFHEIWANEELWKKHTQSEHLQAFRARRDELTDRKPVLQRWERSEAPNPVIVPDSLVLFAYNRNKGNTEKEWQKILEDLIAPTLAEKGALHYELHVSKDDPKDFMFHETWQTVEDWNAHMAAPHLISLVGILDRYTENGITVIKTKPID comes from the coding sequence ATGAACTATTTTACGTCAAAAACTGCGGAACAATTAACTCTGGTATCTATTTCCCATGCCCGCGAAGGGAAAGCCGGAGAATTAAAAAAAGCCTGTCTCGACCTCATCGAAAAGACCCGTCAGGAAGAAGGAGCTATCAGTTACCATTTGTATGAAGATCGGGAAGACCCCTGTCAATTCATTTTTCATGAAATATGGGCAAACGAAGAACTTTGGAAAAAACATACCCAAAGTGAACATCTGCAAGCTTTTCGGGCCCGCAGAGACGAACTGACAGACCGAAAACCGGTTTTACAACGCTGGGAACGTTCGGAAGCTCCGAATCCCGTGATAGTCCCGGATTCGTTGGTATTGTTCGCCTATAACCGGAACAAAGGAAATACTGAAAAAGAATGGCAAAAAATTCTCGAAGATCTGATTGCGCCTACATTAGCTGAAAAAGGGGCTTTGCATTATGAATTACATGTCAGTAAAGACGATCCGAAAGATTTCATGTTTCACGAAACCTGGCAGACTGTCGAAGATTGGAACGCTCACATGGCAGCCCCCCATTTGATCAGTTTAGTCGGGATCTTAGACCGGTATACAGAAAACGGCATTACCGTTATCAAAACCAAGCCGATCGATTAA
- a CDS encoding gamma-glutamyl-gamma-aminobutyrate hydrolase family protein produces the protein MTPIIGISTNLHTVDKGKFLGMERIYVNKDYIDAVVKAGGIPLLLPPVADRASIVRYAEVCDGFILSGGGDINPILYGDFPHPCLEEFHTGLDRAQWALTEEILRTDKPLLAICRGIQLLNVVLGGTLWQDITAIGHPVMLHSQYSPREDIFHPVSIEKDSILGRLWGEQLEVNSFHHQCLNHLGRHLKITATAPDGVIEAVEMPDHTFVVGIQWHPEMLLAGSDKMLPLFQQLIAHCRRE, from the coding sequence ATGACTCCGATTATTGGTATCAGCACAAATCTCCATACCGTAGATAAAGGTAAATTTCTGGGGATGGAAAGGATATACGTCAACAAAGACTATATCGATGCAGTCGTTAAGGCAGGGGGCATTCCCCTGCTTCTTCCCCCGGTAGCCGATCGGGCTTCCATTGTCCGGTATGCCGAAGTCTGCGATGGTTTTATTCTCTCGGGCGGAGGAGATATCAACCCCATCTTATACGGAGACTTCCCTCATCCCTGCCTGGAGGAATTTCATACCGGACTCGATCGGGCACAATGGGCGTTGACCGAAGAAATCCTAAGGACAGACAAGCCTCTATTAGCCATTTGCCGGGGAATACAATTATTGAATGTCGTATTGGGCGGTACGCTTTGGCAGGATATCACAGCCATCGGCCATCCGGTTATGCTACACAGCCAATACAGCCCACGGGAGGATATTTTCCACCCGGTAAGTATTGAAAAAGATTCTATTTTAGGCCGACTTTGGGGAGAGCAACTGGAAGTCAACAGTTTTCATCACCAATGCCTGAACCATTTAGGACGTCACCTGAAAATCACAGCGACAGCCCCTGATGGAGTTATCGAAGCTGTCGAAATGCCCGATCACACTTTTGTCGTAGGTATCCAATGGCATCCCGAAATGCTCCTGGCCGGTTCGGACAAAATGTTACCCTTATTTCAGCAACTCATCGCTCACTGTCGGAGGGAATAA
- a CDS encoding MFS transporter: MGEIQQDGLPLPRRNWAMAVIALGMTMAVLDGAIANVALPTIAGDLHVNPSSSIWVVNAFQLAMTISLLAFSSLGDLWGYKRVYVLGLSMFTVTSLICALSDSFITLVIARGLQGFSAAAITSVNTALLRVIFPARFLARGMGINGLIIAVAAAAGPTVAAGILAIADWPWLFAINVPIGLVAFVLSLKFLPRNPVKVEGQRFDVTSAVMNALTFGLLICVIDGFAHDIHWYILIPGFVIMLIIGWFFIKRQKMQTYPLLPVDLLRNKIFSLSLLTSVFSFIAQMLALVSIPFFFQRVLHLSEVATGLLLTPWPLATMITAPLAGRLMDRYNAGLLGGIGLMIFGTALLLLAMMPAHPSHIDIIWRMFLGGIGFGLFITPNNSTIIASAPRERSGGASGMLGMARLLGQTVGAAFVAVLFAMFPGHGMRYALIFGAVIAVVSAVISSLRLRK; this comes from the coding sequence ATGGGTGAAATACAACAAGACGGTTTGCCTTTGCCACGGCGGAATTGGGCCATGGCAGTAATTGCTTTGGGGATGACGATGGCCGTGTTGGACGGGGCTATTGCGAACGTTGCTTTGCCTACGATTGCCGGAGATTTACATGTCAATCCATCCAGTTCTATCTGGGTAGTAAATGCTTTTCAGTTAGCAATGACCATCTCTTTACTGGCTTTTTCCTCTTTGGGTGATCTTTGGGGATATAAGCGGGTGTATGTGTTGGGCTTGAGTATGTTCACAGTGACTTCGCTGATATGTGCTCTTTCCGATTCGTTTATTACTTTGGTTATAGCCCGTGGTTTACAAGGTTTCAGTGCGGCAGCGATCACGAGTGTCAATACCGCTTTACTGAGGGTGATTTTTCCGGCCCGTTTTTTGGCCCGTGGAATGGGAATCAACGGGTTGATCATTGCTGTCGCTGCTGCTGCCGGCCCTACTGTTGCTGCCGGTATTTTAGCTATTGCCGATTGGCCCTGGTTGTTTGCCATCAATGTGCCCATAGGACTGGTTGCATTTGTATTGAGTTTGAAGTTTTTACCCCGGAATCCGGTAAAAGTAGAAGGACAACGTTTTGATGTAACGAGTGCGGTAATGAATGCCCTGACTTTTGGTTTGCTGATATGTGTAATCGATGGATTTGCTCACGATATTCATTGGTATATTCTGATTCCGGGTTTTGTTATCATGCTGATCATCGGCTGGTTTTTTATCAAACGTCAGAAAATGCAGACTTATCCTTTGCTTCCGGTCGATTTGCTGCGTAATAAGATCTTTTCCCTATCCTTGCTGACTTCCGTGTTTTCTTTTATAGCACAAATGCTGGCTTTGGTGTCTATTCCTTTCTTTTTTCAACGGGTATTACACCTGAGTGAAGTTGCGACGGGGTTATTGCTGACACCCTGGCCACTGGCCACTATGATTACAGCTCCGCTGGCCGGGCGTTTGATGGATCGTTACAATGCCGGTTTATTGGGGGGGATCGGATTGATGATATTCGGTACGGCTCTTTTGTTGTTGGCGATGATGCCTGCACATCCTTCACATATCGATATTATCTGGCGTATGTTTTTAGGAGGTATAGGTTTCGGTCTCTTTATTACCCCCAACAATAGTACGATTATTGCATCGGCTCCCAGAGAACGTAGCGGCGGAGCCAGTGGTATGCTGGGGATGGCCCGGCTCTTGGGACAGACTGTCGGTGCGGCTTTTGTGGCAGTCCTGTTTGCTATGTTTCCCGGACATGGGATGCGATATGCTTTGATTTTTGGAGCCGTTATCGCTGTTGTTTCGGCCGTTATCAGTAGTTTGAGACTCAGGAAGTAG
- a CDS encoding lipocalin family protein, whose product MKTIDKSTVKEFNLQRYLGKWYEIARYDHRFERGLHYVTAEYSKRPDGKIKVLNCGHQDAVDGKEKCSIGKARPSHNGQPGQLQVAFFLSFYSDYNILELDPDYQWSLIGSSTDKYLWILSRTPHLDQNTLNQILEKARQRGYDTSRLIFPQQPES is encoded by the coding sequence ATGAAAACAATAGACAAAAGCACTGTAAAAGAGTTCAATTTACAACGTTATCTTGGTAAATGGTATGAAATCGCCCGCTACGATCATCGTTTCGAACGGGGTCTGCATTATGTCACAGCAGAATATTCAAAACGCCCGGATGGGAAAATCAAAGTTCTGAATTGTGGTCATCAAGATGCTGTCGACGGTAAAGAAAAATGTAGTATCGGGAAAGCACGGCCTTCCCATAACGGTCAGCCCGGTCAATTGCAGGTCGCTTTCTTCCTGTCGTTTTACAGCGATTACAACATTCTCGAGTTGGACCCGGACTACCAATGGTCGCTGATCGGCAGTTCCACAGACAAATACCTGTGGATTTTAAGCCGTACTCCTCATCTCGACCAAAATACCCTAAACCAAATTCTGGAAAAGGCCCGGCAACGAGGATACGACACTTCCCGTCTGATTTTTCCCCAACAGCCCGAATCATAA
- a CDS encoding OmpA family protein, with amino-acid sequence MKKTIGILLGCLCILLLESGVKRIEKKPALTITPSRLQLFVDQHTDPYTIKIVYTLNIPHGFIPSCARMVYQPYFLSAGHRYDLTPLVVSGKNNLRQEKRLTALTDKQPDYPEALRLISEGEGMQVRLSETVPFELWMAQAKLRADVTLEACDREKHIEVLTLADGVIWLPMGPGPVRVKYAKERVMVQKVSEFEFFFPSGQYIFNREYDGNASSMKRMMKLVDSFRSDSTMRLEKLVIAGSSSPIGTATFNASLAEQRAEQMKQRLVERKQMEAQEIELEYIGENWAGLRQLVEQSKLPDKAAVLRILDTTKDAAQRKASLKQLPQYEYLRINLYPDLQEVRCIFYYTQKEEITKVIPE; translated from the coding sequence ATGAAAAAAACGATCGGAATATTATTGGGATGCTTATGCATATTGTTGCTGGAGAGCGGTGTGAAACGGATTGAGAAGAAACCGGCTTTGACTATTACTCCTTCCCGCTTGCAACTATTTGTCGATCAACATACAGATCCATATACGATAAAAATAGTTTATACATTGAATATACCTCATGGGTTTATCCCTTCCTGTGCCCGTATGGTTTATCAACCTTATTTTCTGTCTGCCGGGCATCGCTATGATTTGACTCCTTTGGTCGTTAGCGGAAAAAACAATCTTCGGCAAGAAAAGCGGTTAACTGCCTTGACGGATAAACAACCGGATTATCCCGAAGCTCTTCGGCTTATATCGGAAGGAGAAGGAATGCAGGTCCGTTTGTCGGAAACAGTGCCTTTCGAATTATGGATGGCACAAGCTAAATTGAGGGCTGATGTGACGTTAGAGGCTTGTGACCGGGAGAAACATATTGAAGTTTTAACCTTGGCCGATGGAGTGATCTGGTTGCCTATGGGGCCGGGACCGGTTCGGGTGAAGTACGCAAAAGAAAGAGTGATGGTACAAAAAGTATCGGAATTCGAATTTTTCTTTCCTTCAGGACAATATATCTTCAACCGGGAATATGACGGCAACGCTTCGAGCATGAAACGAATGATGAAGTTGGTCGATTCATTTCGATCGGATTCAACGATGCGCCTGGAAAAACTAGTCATTGCCGGAAGTTCGTCTCCTATAGGTACGGCGACTTTCAATGCCTCGTTAGCCGAACAACGGGCCGAACAAATGAAACAGCGTTTAGTCGAACGGAAACAGATGGAGGCCCAAGAGATCGAGCTCGAATATATCGGTGAAAATTGGGCCGGATTGCGGCAATTGGTCGAACAGTCGAAATTGCCTGATAAAGCTGCCGTCTTGCGTATTCTCGACACTACAAAGGATGCTGCCCAACGCAAAGCTTCATTAAAGCAGCTCCCGCAATATGAATATTTGCGCATAAACTTATATCCCGATTTACAGGAAGTGAGGTGTATCTTCTATTATACTCAAAAAGAAGAGATCACGAAAGTGATCCCTGAATAA